The Candidatus Limnocylindrales bacterium genome includes the window GCGACTTCTTTAGCTAACAATATCGGATTACGCTCCGGTACCAGACAAATCCCCGTAGCTATTTTCAGTTTCTGGGTTGCAGCCGCTGCCGCTCCCAGAGCAACAAAAGGATCGACCAATTGCTTGTAAAATTCTGGAAGCTTCCCATCTGGACTTCCTGGAAATCGGGTTTCCATATGGACGGGGATAATGGGATGCTCCGGAATCCATAGGGATTCAAATCCCAAAGCTTCGGCCTTCTGGGCCAGGGTAATAATATCAATGGACTTGTGGGTTACAAACATGATAATACCGATATCCATAATTTTACTCCGTTCTTAGTAAAGGTTTAAAGATTGGTTTTTATTTAAAGTATCCGTCTCTCAACCCGGTTACCCAGCTCACCTTTTCCGCTCCTCACTCCGATCCGTAGCCGGTGGAGGTTCTGGAGATAGGGCCGAGATCTCTGCACGAAGCTCCGGCGTCATGTTGATTTCCAGAGCCTTGAGAGAATCTTCCAACTGGGTAACGTTCCGTGCACCCAGAATGGGAGCCGTAATTGCCGGATGACTGGCAACCCAGGCTACGGCAAGTCCGGCCGGATTGAAACCTCGCTCTTTGGCAAAATGGACAAACTTCTGAGCCACTTCATACATCCAATCCTCACCGTAACGGTTCTGATACATTTTACTTTCAAAGAAGCGACTCTTAGGGGAAGTTCCATGGGCATCGGGTTGAGGTCGAGAGGTATATTTTCCGGTCAACAGACCACCTCCCAAAGGACTATAGGAAATAACCCCGATGTTCTCGGACTGGGCCATGGGTAAGATCTCCACCTCGGCCTGACGCTTGACCAGATTGTACATGGGTTGAATACACTTAAACTGAACCCAACCTTCTTTGGCAGATATGCCCAACGCTTTGGCAACTTGCCAGGCCGCAAAGTTGCTGGCTCCAGTGTAAAGAACTTTCCCTTGAGAAACCAAATCATCCAGGGCCCGTAAGGATTCTTCCAAAGCTACTGAAGTATCAAAATGATGCAGAAAATAAAGATCCACGTAATCTGTCTTGAGCCGTTTCAAACTGGCCTCAATCGCCGCCATGATATGACGTCGAGAAGTACCTCCACTGTTAATATCAGAACCCATGGGGGCATAAACCTTGGTCGTAATAATCACTTCATCCCGACAACCCGAAATAAGCTCCCCTAAAATCTCTTCAGCACGTCCTTTTCCATAAACATTGGCACAATCAAAGAAATTGATTCCTACTTCCCGACAACGATGGAACATGGCTGCCGATGCTTCCTTGTCGGCATCGGTCCCGAAAGACATGGTTCCAAAACACAGGCTGGAAACCTTGACGCCGGTATTACCCAGGATTTTATATTTCATCCAAAATCCTTATCCCTCAAACCTGCAAAGTGAATGATGGTAAACCGTCCCCCCTGCAAAGTCTGGGTTTACTTTCTCCTTTTAAGAATTACGCCGTCAACCTTAACCAAATCTATAATATAAAATAGGTTTGTCTATAAAAAATGTTGACAGGAACAAATCAGGGTATAAAAATTTTTCAAACCCTAGCAAGAAATTATTCTTATGTTATATGCTCAGTTTAATCATAAAAATCCCAAAGGATCGAAATTCCTTACTGCTTATGGATCTAAACCGAAAACCCCCTGTTCTAAGGGTGATGATGGAAATCCACCGGAAAGTCGTTTCTGGCTGATACCGACCGACCCATTGACCTGCCTGAAGATTTGTTCGAAGAGGATCTATTACCTGGTAAGTATTCTTGGGATTATCGGCTTTACCTCCTGTCTTTCCTTTGCCCAACCTCCACCGCCTCCTTTCTACGACGAAATCCAGGTCCCTGTGATGGTTATTACCGATGGAGATACCTTTGTGATGAACATCGGTAATAAGTCCTTTATTGTCGAACCTATCGGTGTTGATGCCCCTGAGACCAATCCTTTACAGTGTTACGGGATGGAAGCCCAAAGTCGAGCCATGCAGCTTTTAACGGCTAAGATGGTAAAACTCGAAGCAGATCCTGCCCTGGGGAAGGGCCTTATAAATGGTCGATTACTACGATATATTTGGGTGGATGGCAAGCTCTTCAACTACCTCATGATCCGGGAGGGTTTTGCTAAAACCTTCAACTACGAGACCTCGTATAATTATCAGATATACTTCTTCGAAGCCGAGCAGGCAGCCAGACAAGAGAAGAGGGGGATTTGGAGGGCCTGTAAAGGAAGATAAGAACGTCCGGTTAAGAGGTCGAGGAGCCTAAGCATCAGCTTAAGCTAAAAGCCCCGTCAGGGGCGAATAGTTGGTAGCTCCCGACGCAAATCGGGAAATTCAGAATTCAGAATTTTTTTAAGCTCCCCGGTAGCGTCCTGTTAAACAGGTCGCCCTGCTGGGGTTTAGTAGGTTAAACGTCCCCATTTGGTGGATAGGACTCTGTTTCCCCTGGCTTACACCAGGGGCTATCCCCAGGTTGCCCCCATGGGGCTAACCTTCTTATCCTGGTGCGTATACATAGTTAACCAGTTTAGTTAGGGAATCTTTCTCTCTATAACTACTGGCAGGTCACCCCACCGAGATTAAAGAAAAGGAAATTCTATTAAGGAATTACCCAGCCGAGGCTATGGAAAAGATACATCCTTGTAGTAAAATTTGAAGATAACCCAAGACCCCCCTTCTGAGGCAGGAGGGTATAAAAACCTGAAGGATAACCTTGCCTTTTACGATTCGAAGATAGGTTAGCAATCTACTTTATTTATAACCTCGAAACTTCTCCCCATAGCTGCAGGTTCGTAAAATTCCTGATCCTCTGATTTTGTCAAAAAAGCCGGATATACCTTTCCTTTTTCCAAAATCGGAATCGGGCGCGGACCAACCAGCGGTTTCGTGTTGTGAACATAATGCAGGTGGATAACGTCTCCTGGCTTAACCTGGGATTTGGATTGGTGGACCGCCATCACTTTTGCTTCAATCTCTACGTTTATACTTTCTGATGCTTTCTCAGTCTTTACCGATAGTATCTGCAGGTTGAGATACTCTGGTGCATTTTTCTGCATCTCTTTGTAGGAGCAGGGAGACAATTCGGCAAGGGCTGTTTGAACGGCGAAAGTTATAATAAGAAGAACAAAGTTGAGTAAAGTTATAAGTGTTTTCATAACCTCTTCCATTCTATTTGTTGCTTCTATCTTTTTAGAGCCACTCTACGTATAGATCCTACAGGTCCTTCTCAGATTTTATACATTCTCCAGTACCCTTAAACAGGTAAAGTGGATTAAGGTTGTTCTTTTTTAGCTTTCCACTTCTTGTTTCCTCTTTGGCCTGACTTTCCGGTGTTGAGAATTACTGTCCCTTAAAATTACCGGTTCTTAGCATCCATTTTTCTAAAATTCTCTCCGAATCTCGTTTAAGGTAATCACCCGTGACAGGAATCTCAATTCGGTTATTTTCTTAGGGTTGGTACCTGGGATTGTCGGAGAATTTTTAAAGAGTCTTGCTGTCGATTTACTCAAAAACATGTAAAGCGGTTCGGTGGGCTGCGATCCAATCCCAATCGTAAGTAACTCCCAAACCAGGCCCTTCCGGTACCGGGAAACAACCATCTTTACCAACCCCATCCAGTTCATCGGTGTAATCACAGGCGTAGACCGGGGGTAAGGGATTACCGCATTTGGGGCCAACCAGGGCCAGTTCGTAAAAATTCGTATTTCGGATAGCAGCCATGCAATGGCGGTGGGCCGGACCGGCTGCGTGGACCTCTACGTCGACACCGAAAGCTTCGGCCAGATGGGCAATTTTCATAGCCCCTGTGATACCCATATCATATTCCGGATCAACACGGAGAAAGTCGGTTGCTTCCGCGATTAAGAAATCCGCTTTCGGTTCAAGGCCACGGACATGTTCGGTCTCCAGGAGAGGCGTTTTGATCATTTGACGGAGCTTACGATGGGCGTAAGCGGAGACTCCGGTATCCCGGAACGGATCCTCGTACCAAAAGAAACCGGCTTCATCACAGGCACGACCCACTGCCAGAGCATCTGCAAAGGTTCGCAATTCACAGGCCGGATCAACCATGAGTTTCATACGGTCCCCCACCCGCTTTCCTACGGTCCGGATGGTTGCTACTTCCTCCGCCACGTTGCCTTCGCCCCATCCGTGAATCTTGAAGGCCCGATAGCCCATTTCATAACATTGCTCTGCAAAGTCCGCATAAGCTTCCGGAGAAGACAACCCACCATTTCGGTCACCATGCAGGGTACTGGCATAGGTCGGCAGGCGTTTACGCCAACCCCCCAGCAGGGTTGTGATGGAAGCACCGAATTTCTTACCGGCCAGGTCCCAAAGACAGATGTCTATGGGTCCATGCCCCATATGATCATACTGCCGAAGGGCTCGCTTAAAATCATCGTAGATTTGTTCCCGATGCATGGCATCCCGCCCGATTAAATGGGGAGCCAGCGTAAGGGTTTGTCCTAAGGATATGCGGTTTGCCACCCAAAGGGCCACATATTCACCCCGAACTCCATCCTCCGTCTGGATAACGATGGCATACTTACTTAACTTTTGTCGTCCATTGGGTTGATAGACTAAATTGAAACCACTGGCATCCAAACCTATGTTGGGGGCCTCGTAAGTAAATTCATGGATTTCAACGCGATTGATTTTGCTCACTGCGCTATCCTCCTCAGAGTTTGCTGCAAAGATACCAAAACTCAAAAAATTACCCTCTTGCCCGGTTAGTTGTAACTCACCCCCAGAGTCATTACAAGGGGCAATGGGGCTGAAGCCCAAATTGAAGCGAAGGGAACAGAACCCTCTTCGAACCTCTAAAAATTGCTTCGCGGAGCTTATTCTGAGGTATCGAAGGGTTCACAATGCCAGGTCCAGAGCATCCTTTTCAGATATACCGAATAGAAAATATGCTCGGATACTCTTTGTATCTCTACAGCAAAGAATAAGCAAATTAAAGTTGATATGAGCTCATCGTACCGTGATAACCTATCTCTGTCAAGGAATTTGAGAACAAATCTTATGGGGGAGAGAAATAGTTATCCTACCAGGAACACGGTACAGGATCTTGGCCCGTGGGCGCCGATGACCAGAGCCTGTTCAATATCTGCGGTTTTAGAAGGTCCGGAGATAAAAGCTCCATATCCTGGATTTATAAAGGCCAAACGCTCGTAGGCTTGATGCATGTTGTGGACGAGTTGATGGGCTTCCACCACCAGGATCAGGTGTTGGGTAATAAAATAAATGGCCCGGTGGCGGAGTCCTCGATCTGTCACCCAAACTGCCCCATTTTCGGCTACGGCAAATTCCCCTTTTAGAATGGCTACTTCTACATCTTCGAGATGATGCGGATCTTCTACAGATTCGAGATCTACGGTGGGTTCGCCTACCCCGGGTAGGAGAGAGACTATTTTGCGCGCGTTCTGATAAAATTTTAGATTTTTTAATTCTCGATTCAGGGCTTCTATATCTTTCACTCGAAAAAAAGAGCCGCCAACTGCCTTCAGGATTTCGGCAAACTGGGCTTCCGGGTTTTCATAACAAACTCCGAGACCCTGAAGATCTGGCAAAGGAACCTCAGGGGGTAAAGATTTTTTGATGGCCTGTAGAATGGTTTGTTTACTGGTCATAAACTAGCGGCCGGGAGTCAAAAACCAAAATTTTTACTTCCGGTTCCTGGCCTCCGACCCCTGAACCTTCCTTTTCCGGTACATTTCCCGAAAGCTTTCTTTGGGGAAAGGCGGAAGTTCTCTTTGTTTTCCCCAGACATTCCATCTATTATAAAGGACGGATCGGGGAAGCTTGGGTACGATCCAGCGGACTAACCGACCGGTTCCTTCATAGGCCCAGGTGTTTTGAAACACCCATCCCACGACTTTCATCGTCAGTCGCTTAGAAAAGGGAATTAATCCCTGAAGTACCAATTCCTTTCTCCAGGCAAGGAGTTGATGATGGAGATCGATTTTTACCGGGCAAACATCCGTGCAAGAACCACAGAGGCTGGACGCAAAGGGCAGACTGTAGTATCTTTGAGGATCCTGGGCGGGGGATAAAATTGATCCGATGGGACCCGGGACCACCGAATCATAGCTATGTCCTCCGCTTCTCCGATACACCGGACAGGTATTCATGCAGGCCCCACAACGTATGCAGGAGAGGGTACGTCTGAATTCCGGTTTTTGTAGGATCTGGCTCCGTCCATTGTCCACAATGACGATATGGAGTTCGCCTCCCGGACGAGGCCCATGAAAATGAGCCGAATAGGTAGTAATCGGCTGGCCCGTAGCAGAACGAGCCAGAAGTCGGAGAAAAACCCCGAGATCCCGGGCTCTAGGGATCAACTTCTCGAAGCCCATACAGGCAATATGAAGAGGAGGCAAGGAAGTCCCCATATCTGCATTCCCTTCATTGGTACAAATAACCAATCCTCCCGTTTCCGCTATGGCAAAATTCACTCCGGTAATGCCGGCATCGGCTTTCAAAAACTTCTCCCGCAGATGACCGCGAGCCGATTCGGTGAGATAGGTGGGATCGGAGGCTCCTTTTTCCGTATGCAGATATCGATGAAACAGCTCACCGATCTCTTCCTTCTTTTTATGAATGGCCGGAAGTACAATATGACTGGGAGGTTCTTGAGCCAATTGAACAATTCGCTCTCCCAGGTCCGTATCTACGACTTCAATTCCTCGGGCTTCCAGAAAAGGATTGAGGTGGCATTCCTCGGTTAACATGGATTTACTCTTAACCACCCGCTGGACCCCATGATTTTTTAAGATCTGATAGACCGTCTCATTATGTTCTCTGGCATCAACAGCCCAATGAACCTTAGCTCCCAGTCTGGTGGCATTTTCCTCAAACATCTCCAGATAATCTGGAAGCCTGGACATGGTATGGGCTTTGATCTGTGCAGCTATCTCCCGGAGATTTTCCCACTCGGGTACGCTCTGGGCCATTTTATCCCTTTTGACCCTGACATACCAGAGTGCCTGATCATGCCAGTGGACCCTGGCCTCATTACGGATAAATTGAGCCGCTCTTGTTGAATGATCCATAACTCGATAGGTGTCACGGGCCAGATACCTTAAGTTTATAGCAGAAAAGCCTATCGCCTGGCTTCTGGCTCCTGACTTCTATTTTCTTAATCTCCTGCCAATATCTCGGCAATATGCATCACCCGGATCGGTTTTCCGGCCCTACGGATCAATCCATCCAGATGCATCAGGCAGGACATATCAACCCCGGTTAAAACTTCGGTTCCAGACTGTTCATGATCGGCAATACGATCTTTTCCCATCATACAGGATACGGCTTCCTCACCCACGGCAAAGGTCCCCCCAAATCCACAACACTCATCCGGACGACTCAACTTCACAAGGGTTATACCCTCTAAAGATTCCAGAAGGGGACTCACTTTGCTGAAGGGGTTTCCCATCCGTTCACTGGACTTGGCCAGACGTAACTCACGGAGGCCATGACAGCTCTGATGCAATCCAACTCTATAAGGGAAACGTCCTTCTATCTTTTCTAATTTCAAAACATCGGTAAGAAATTCACACAGCTCAAAGGTTTTCTTCTTTAACTCCTCCAGGCCAGGTTTTCCTTTCAGGTAATCATCGTAATGATTACGAACCATGGAAGTACAACTCCCCGAAGGACAAACCACATAGGGATAATCTTTGAAGATCCGATAGAATTTCTCCGCAAGGGGAGCTGCATCTGCTGCACATCCGGCATTTGCCATGGGCTGTCCACAACAGGTTTGATCCAAAGGGTAGTCTACCTCCACGTTAAATCTCTCCAATACTTTGAGGGTAGCCATACCTACCTGGGGATAGAGCTGATCTATGTAACAGGGGATAAACAAACCGACTTTTATCATAGGATAACTCTTATAACCTCAGATTTAAACTACTGGGTCCTCTTAATTTTTCAGGATTATTATGCATTTTATCCCATTGATTCAAGGCAAAGTCAAGGAGGAAAAATTCTTTTTAAGATTTGGATCGTAAAAGAGAGGTTGATCCGAAGTCAGGAAAAGATAGTCTAAAAAACCATCGATAGAGGCAGATAAACGCGGACC containing:
- a CDS encoding aldo/keto reductase, which produces MKYKILGNTGVKVSSLCFGTMSFGTDADKEASAAMFHRCREVGINFFDCANVYGKGRAEEILGELISGCRDEVIITTKVYAPMGSDINSGGTSRRHIMAAIEASLKRLKTDYVDLYFLHHFDTSVALEESLRALDDLVSQGKVLYTGASNFAAWQVAKALGISAKEGWVQFKCIQPMYNLVKRQAEVEILPMAQSENIGVISYSPLGGGLLTGKYTSRPQPDAHGTSPKSRFFESKMYQNRYGEDWMYEVAQKFVHFAKERGFNPAGLAVAWVASHPAITAPILGARNVTQLEDSLKALEINMTPELRAEISALSPEPPPATDRSEERKR
- a CDS encoding thermonuclease family protein, coding for MLYAQFNHKNPKGSKFLTAYGSKPKTPCSKGDDGNPPESRFWLIPTDPLTCLKICSKRIYYLVSILGIIGFTSCLSFAQPPPPPFYDEIQVPVMVITDGDTFVMNIGNKSFIVEPIGVDAPETNPLQCYGMEAQSRAMQLLTAKMVKLEADPALGKGLINGRLLRYIWVDGKLFNYLMIREGFAKTFNYETSYNYQIYFFEAEQAARQEKRGIWRACKGR
- a CDS encoding enolase C-terminal domain-like protein, whose protein sequence is MSKINRVEIHEFTYEAPNIGLDASGFNLVYQPNGRQKLSKYAIVIQTEDGVRGEYVALWVANRISLGQTLTLAPHLIGRDAMHREQIYDDFKRALRQYDHMGHGPIDICLWDLAGKKFGASITTLLGGWRKRLPTYASTLHGDRNGGLSSPEAYADFAEQCYEMGYRAFKIHGWGEGNVAEEVATIRTVGKRVGDRMKLMVDPACELRTFADALAVGRACDEAGFFWYEDPFRDTGVSAYAHRKLRQMIKTPLLETEHVRGLEPKADFLIAEATDFLRVDPEYDMGITGAMKIAHLAEAFGVDVEVHAAGPAHRHCMAAIRNTNFYELALVGPKCGNPLPPVYACDYTDELDGVGKDGCFPVPEGPGLGVTYDWDWIAAHRTALHVFE
- a CDS encoding LUD domain-containing protein, coding for MTSKQTILQAIKKSLPPEVPLPDLQGLGVCYENPEAQFAEILKAVGGSFFRVKDIEALNRELKNLKFYQNARKIVSLLPGVGEPTVDLESVEDPHHLEDVEVAILKGEFAVAENGAVWVTDRGLRHRAIYFITQHLILVVEAHQLVHNMHQAYERLAFINPGYGAFISGPSKTADIEQALVIGAHGPRSCTVFLVG
- a CDS encoding lactate utilization protein B, with translation MDHSTRAAQFIRNEARVHWHDQALWYVRVKRDKMAQSVPEWENLREIAAQIKAHTMSRLPDYLEMFEENATRLGAKVHWAVDAREHNETVYQILKNHGVQRVVKSKSMLTEECHLNPFLEARGIEVVDTDLGERIVQLAQEPPSHIVLPAIHKKKEEIGELFHRYLHTEKGASDPTYLTESARGHLREKFLKADAGITGVNFAIAETGGLVICTNEGNADMGTSLPPLHIACMGFEKLIPRARDLGVFLRLLARSATGQPITTYSAHFHGPRPGGELHIVIVDNGRSQILQKPEFRRTLSCIRCGACMNTCPVYRRSGGHSYDSVVPGPIGSILSPAQDPQRYYSLPFASSLCGSCTDVCPVKIDLHHQLLAWRKELVLQGLIPFSKRLTMKVVGWVFQNTWAYEGTGRLVRWIVPKLPRSVLYNRWNVWGKQRELPPFPKESFREMYRKRKVQGSEARNRK
- a CDS encoding (Fe-S)-binding protein, with the translated sequence MIKVGLFIPCYIDQLYPQVGMATLKVLERFNVEVDYPLDQTCCGQPMANAGCAADAAPLAEKFYRIFKDYPYVVCPSGSCTSMVRNHYDDYLKGKPGLEELKKKTFELCEFLTDVLKLEKIEGRFPYRVGLHQSCHGLRELRLAKSSERMGNPFSKVSPLLESLEGITLVKLSRPDECCGFGGTFAVGEEAVSCMMGKDRIADHEQSGTEVLTGVDMSCLMHLDGLIRRAGKPIRVMHIAEILAGD